From Pseudomonas hefeiensis, one genomic window encodes:
- a CDS encoding DUF1289 domain-containing protein: MSQNTPARPPKPLYSNVSPAVSSPCTSVCRLDEQKVCLGCFRHVEDIREWRSADDERRRVICAEAAKRKSLV; encoded by the coding sequence GTGAGCCAGAACACCCCGGCGCGGCCGCCCAAACCGCTCTACAGCAATGTCAGCCCTGCGGTGTCGTCGCCATGTACCAGCGTGTGCCGGCTTGACGAGCAAAAGGTCTGCCTCGGCTGTTTCCGACATGTGGAAGACATCCGTGAGTGGCGCTCGGCCGACGACGAGCGGCGGCGGGTCATCTGCGCCGAGGCGGCTAAACGCAAATCTCTGGTGTAA
- the lptM gene encoding LPS translocon maturation chaperone LptM, with protein sequence MKRLISSLAALVAVACLVTACGQKGPLYLPDDSKSPEEQAKSSQSKSHAHDTHTTY encoded by the coding sequence ATGAAGCGCCTGATCTCTTCCCTCGCTGCGCTCGTCGCGGTTGCTTGCCTTGTGACAGCCTGTGGTCAAAAAGGTCCGCTGTACCTGCCCGATGACAGCAAATCCCCTGAAGAACAGGCCAAGTCGTCGCAATCCAAGTCCCACGCGCACGA
- the cyaY gene encoding iron donor protein CyaY: MSLTEARFHDLVDATQQTLEDVFDESELDIDLESSAGVLTVKFENGSQLIFSRQEPLRQLWLAAVSGGFHFDYDEESERWMCDKSEEQLGEMLERIVLQQAGAELDFEGL; encoded by the coding sequence ATGAGTTTGACTGAAGCCCGTTTCCACGATCTGGTCGATGCGACCCAGCAAACGCTGGAGGATGTATTCGACGAAAGCGAGCTGGACATCGACCTGGAAAGCTCCGCCGGTGTACTGACCGTCAAGTTCGAAAATGGCAGCCAGTTGATTTTCAGCCGCCAGGAGCCGTTGCGGCAGTTGTGGCTGGCGGCGGTGTCCGGCGGTTTCCACTTCGACTACGACGAGGAAAGCGAGCGCTGGATGTGCGACAAGAGCGAAGAGCAATTGGGCGAGATGCTTGAGCGCATCGTGTTGCAGCAGGCCGGGGCGGAACTGGATTTCGAGGGCCTTTGA
- the rnk gene encoding nucleoside diphosphate kinase regulator: protein MTVPSITLTRLDVQRLERLIDSLDETLPGVIALQTELDRADTLVSHDDVPADVVTMNSRVHCREESSGKDYHLTLVYPQDANADEGKISILAPVGSALLGLKVGQHIDWPAPGGKTLKLTLLAVEYQPEAGGDFHL from the coding sequence ATGACCGTACCTTCCATCACCCTTACACGCCTGGACGTACAACGTCTGGAGCGCCTGATAGATAGCCTTGATGAAACGCTGCCGGGCGTGATTGCGTTGCAAACCGAACTGGATCGTGCCGACACCCTGGTAAGCCACGATGACGTGCCCGCTGATGTCGTGACCATGAACTCGCGTGTGCACTGCCGCGAAGAAAGCAGCGGCAAGGACTATCACCTGACCCTGGTTTATCCACAGGACGCGAATGCCGACGAAGGCAAGATATCAATCCTCGCCCCGGTGGGCAGCGCACTGTTGGGCCTGAAGGTCGGCCAGCACATCGACTGGCCGGCGCCAGGTGGCAAGACGCTGAAACTGACGTTGCTGGCCGTGGAATACCAGCCGGAAGCGGGCGGCGATTTCCACCTCTAA
- a CDS encoding class I adenylate cyclase, with protein MTRNHEIRPDLDEGIDRKVLSQLRARFLKLNTVRMDRALEGLSTRQQSVLTLLPLFFHVNHPLLPGYVSGSTPAGLSNYEPDASVLVEAQRLTRSFSYKPRHGSNPPRPILGLFLMGSLGTLAQADQSDMDVWVCHGPDLSEDELAELRKKCLLLETWAATQGAEAHFFLIDPARFVRGDRDTQLSSDDCGTTQHYLLLDEFYRTAIWLAGRTPIWWLVPVYEEENYEQYTHTLISKRFIRADETLNLGHLAYIPPGEFIGAGLWQLFKGIESPYKSVLKLLLIEVYASEHPNVRCLSLRFKQAVFANRLDLEELDPYMVVYRRIEEYLNARGESERLELVRRALYLKVNRKLTGQGRSTGWQRVLLERLAREWGWDPRQLALLDSRSQWKVRQVSNERRALVNELTYSYRFLTQFARTEKTVSLINKRDLNVLGRRLYAAFERKADKVEFINPGIAPDLAEDTLTLVQSPNKKEPGQNQWGLYNGSLNALEWENFAPIKRCRELLELLTWCHRNGVIDSSTRLALHPGSSDLSEFELFNLLGSLQQSIALPLTTVDEEQLLRASVPSEVLILVNVGVDPLKHHRDLNILMTTERTDSLSYAGVRENLVLTLDQVTLNSWNEVLVNRFDGEHALLDCLRDYLNDLPVTQRQPRLQVRCFCHNRAQFIARRVEEVIETAQTLLLSRLNHRYLLQVQQHYHVLELVPGQVNHVALGSLSALMDYLGEELTAYSPLHLDPMALEDHDLALILPMGQPECIQVFYRVNENDAELYVLDELNALWQQRLPYHDEHSLLVPLQRFLQSVLYRRDALLPMDATQPLPVETLYYQLLPSGSGRARRIEARQAPQTPVNKPFYDVQAIIGKATHGQVHVTLYCDQREFSELEHGDQLFRVVAREIVEQRREAERYRCYITDLDLSGLVGDGACSSNLYLRYKADLERALNEALALV; from the coding sequence GACGAGGGAATCGACCGCAAGGTCCTGAGCCAGTTGCGCGCACGTTTTCTCAAACTCAACACCGTACGGATGGATCGTGCCCTGGAAGGTCTGTCGACCCGCCAGCAAAGCGTGCTGACGCTGTTGCCGCTGTTTTTCCACGTCAACCATCCGCTCCTGCCCGGCTATGTCTCGGGCAGCACGCCTGCCGGGTTGTCCAACTACGAGCCCGACGCCAGCGTCCTCGTCGAAGCACAGCGGCTGACCCGCTCGTTCTCCTACAAGCCGCGCCACGGCAGCAATCCGCCGCGACCGATTCTGGGGCTGTTCCTGATGGGCAGCCTCGGCACCCTCGCCCAAGCTGATCAAAGCGACATGGATGTGTGGGTCTGCCATGGTCCGGACCTGAGCGAGGACGAACTGGCCGAACTGCGCAAAAAATGTCTGCTGCTGGAAACCTGGGCGGCGACCCAGGGCGCTGAAGCGCATTTTTTCCTGATCGACCCGGCACGGTTTGTCCGCGGCGACCGGGACACTCAGCTCAGTTCCGACGATTGCGGCACAACCCAGCATTACCTGCTGCTGGACGAGTTCTACCGCACGGCGATCTGGCTGGCCGGACGCACGCCGATCTGGTGGCTGGTGCCGGTCTATGAGGAAGAAAACTATGAGCAGTACACCCACACGCTGATTTCCAAACGCTTCATCCGCGCCGATGAAACGCTCAACCTGGGGCATCTGGCCTATATCCCGCCGGGAGAATTCATCGGCGCCGGCCTCTGGCAATTGTTCAAGGGCATCGAGTCGCCCTACAAGTCAGTGCTCAAGCTGCTACTGATCGAAGTCTATGCCAGCGAACATCCGAACGTGCGCTGCCTGAGCCTGCGCTTCAAACAGGCGGTGTTCGCCAACCGCCTGGACCTGGAAGAGCTAGACCCATACATGGTGGTTTACCGTCGTATCGAGGAGTACCTCAACGCCCGGGGTGAATCCGAACGCCTGGAGCTGGTGCGAAGAGCGCTTTACCTGAAGGTCAATCGCAAGCTGACCGGCCAGGGGCGCAGCACTGGCTGGCAACGGGTTCTGCTTGAGCGTCTGGCCCGGGAATGGGGCTGGGACCCACGGCAATTGGCGCTGCTGGACAGCCGTAGCCAGTGGAAAGTGCGTCAGGTCAGCAACGAACGGCGTGCGCTGGTCAACGAGCTGACCTACAGCTACCGCTTCCTGACCCAGTTCGCCCGCACCGAAAAAACCGTCAGCCTGATCAACAAGCGCGACCTCAACGTCCTGGGCCGGCGGTTATATGCCGCATTCGAACGCAAGGCCGACAAAGTCGAGTTCATCAACCCCGGCATCGCCCCGGACCTGGCCGAAGACACCCTGACGCTGGTGCAGTCACCGAACAAGAAAGAACCCGGGCAAAACCAGTGGGGCCTGTATAACGGCAGCCTCAACGCCCTGGAATGGGAAAACTTCGCACCGATCAAACGCTGCCGCGAGTTGTTGGAATTGCTGACTTGGTGCCATCGCAACGGCGTGATCGACAGCAGTACGCGCCTGGCGCTGCACCCAGGTAGCAGCGATCTGAGTGAGTTCGAACTGTTCAACTTGCTGGGCAGTCTGCAACAGTCCATCGCCCTGCCGCTGACCACGGTGGATGAAGAACAGCTGTTACGCGCCAGCGTGCCCAGCGAAGTGCTGATTCTGGTGAACGTCGGTGTCGACCCGCTCAAGCATCACCGCGACCTCAATATCCTGATGACCACCGAGCGTACCGATTCCCTGAGCTACGCCGGGGTTCGAGAGAATCTGGTGCTGACCCTGGATCAGGTCACACTCAACAGTTGGAACGAAGTGCTCGTCAACCGCTTCGACGGCGAGCACGCCCTGCTCGACTGCCTGCGCGATTACCTCAACGACCTGCCCGTTACGCAGCGCCAGCCGCGTTTGCAGGTACGCTGTTTCTGCCACAACCGCGCGCAGTTCATTGCCCGACGGGTGGAGGAAGTCATCGAAACGGCTCAGACCTTGCTATTAAGCAGGCTCAACCACCGCTATCTGCTTCAGGTCCAGCAGCACTACCACGTGCTGGAGCTGGTGCCGGGCCAGGTCAATCACGTGGCGCTGGGCAGCCTGTCGGCGCTGATGGATTACCTGGGCGAGGAGCTGACGGCCTACAGTCCGCTGCATCTGGACCCGATGGCTCTGGAGGACCACGACCTGGCGCTGATCCTGCCCATGGGGCAGCCCGAGTGCATTCAGGTGTTCTACCGAGTCAACGAGAACGACGCTGAGCTATACGTGCTCGATGAGCTCAATGCCCTGTGGCAACAACGCTTGCCTTATCACGACGAGCACAGCCTGCTGGTGCCCTTGCAGCGCTTCCTGCAATCGGTGCTGTACCGTCGTGACGCACTGCTGCCGATGGATGCCACCCAACCATTGCCCGTGGAAACCCTGTACTACCAACTCCTGCCCTCGGGTAGCGGGCGGGCACGGCGGATCGAGGCGCGGCAGGCGCCGCAAACGCCAGTGAACAAGCCATTCTATGACGTGCAGGCAATCATCGGCAAAGCGACCCATGGGCAGGTACACGTCACCCTGTATTGCGATCAGCGGGAGTTTTCGGAGCTGGAACATGGCGACCAGCTGTTCCGCGTGGTCGCCAGGGAGATCGTCGAACAGCGCCGCGAGGCCGAACGCTATCGCTGCTACATCACCGACCTGGACCTCTCGGGTCTTGTGGGTGATGGGGCCTGCTCAAGTAATTTGTACCTGCGTTACAAGGCTGACCTGGAACGCGCCCTGAACGAGGCGCTGGCCTTGGTCTGA